A single Mesomycoplasma ovipneumoniae DNA region contains:
- a CDS encoding IS3 family transposase has product MKQYKFTIQDKFKYIKIAESKGLKNAILAFAEEFREIYKNKSKSKKADKEWMLHIYANNLIRNWQKKFYNNDMKSLISTRGKIKSPRKPKKKYTINDLSENDREVYQEIIETVLRKYGVDPGIILEELKKRKQEQEKDKNKIENSTRICSVFKVNRTSIYEKIRVKKPPKKMIYDEDLLQWIRENFILNRKVKGRDILYNIYINQGNYVSTYVFQKHYEFLGLKSLAYKKQGKPAPKEKKFTRIWTEDHIKGEFSSENFGEKWFADIKFIKINNEWFYLHSIIETKSNYLLNFSISKTRFSEETINLVKQTIKKYNIKPKFFHSDHGVEYANYKFANFLKQNGIQQSMSPKGNALANRPIEYFYAVFQRELLNIEGENFENVAIAYQKISEFIDWYNNERPQSCLSYKTPSYYMR; this is encoded by the coding sequence ATGAAACAATACAAATTCACAATTCAAGACAAATTTAAATACATCAAAATTGCCGAATCTAAAGGCTTAAAAAATGCAATTTTGGCTTTTGCAGAAGAATTTAGAGAAATTTACAAAAACAAATCTAAAAGTAAAAAAGCGGATAAAGAATGAATGTTGCATATATACGCTAATAATTTGATAAGAAATTGGCAAAAAAAGTTTTATAATAATGATATGAAAAGTTTAATTAGTACTCGTGGAAAAATCAAATCTCCACGCAAACCAAAGAAGAAATATACAATTAACGACCTTTCTGAAAATGATCGTGAAGTTTATCAAGAAATAATTGAAACTGTTCTTAGAAAATACGGGGTTGACCCCGGGATTATTCTTGAGGAGCTCAAAAAACGAAAACAAGAACAAGAAAAAGATAAAAACAAAATCGAAAATTCCACTAGAATTTGTAGCGTTTTTAAGGTTAATCGCACTTCTATTTATGAGAAAATTAGGGTGAAAAAACCACCAAAGAAAATGATTTATGATGAAGACTTACTTCAGTGAATTCGCGAAAATTTTATTTTAAATCGAAAGGTAAAAGGCCGAGACATCCTATATAATATTTACATAAATCAGGGAAATTATGTAAGCACGTACGTGTTTCAAAAACACTACGAATTTTTAGGATTAAAATCACTAGCTTATAAAAAGCAAGGAAAACCAGCACCAAAAGAGAAAAAGTTTACGCGAATTTGGACTGAAGATCATATCAAAGGTGAATTTAGCTCAGAAAATTTTGGTGAAAAATGGTTTGCTGATATTAAATTTATCAAAATTAACAACGAATGATTTTATCTACACTCAATTATTGAAACAAAATCCAATTACTTGCTCAATTTTTCAATTTCTAAAACAAGATTTTCAGAAGAAACTATAAACTTAGTAAAACAAACAATCAAAAAGTACAATATTAAACCAAAATTTTTCCATTCAGATCATGGCGTGGAATATGCGAACTACAAATTTGCTAATTTTTTAAAGCAAAATGGTATCCAACAATCAATGTCGCCAAAAGGTAATGCACTTGCAAACCGTCCTATTGAATATTTTTATGCGGTTTTTCAACGAGAATTGCTTAATATTGAGGGCGAAAATTTTGAAAATGTGGCTATTGCTTATCAAAAAATAAGTGAATTTATTGATTGGTATAACAATGAAAGGCCTCAAAGTTGCTTATCATATAAAACTCCAAGTTATTATATGAGGTAA
- a CDS encoding P110/LppT family adhesin N-terminal domain yields the protein MKIIKRKNLLIASSVVFLSAVISIGIAVPIGKSAYYRNQSEQLSKYSDQKSEAKSFAQNSQNQQEILQSVSQLNLKAQFADTLTAKNAVDLFYDKTYNFDLNSLVDFKPLEDKFTGFNFKLLAPKDKKDLKIENNTLSNLAINVQNPAQNINYNVKFDLKFSSHVKNSEIDPDNVNVVLELVNDELIKDKTASEIAILFNSKFIQNKKSNSDKQALLKTIAEFGSISFFNKQTNDLILPLAFDLEPNLKDSKLFFSKVDDATGQANLDLSLVEKYSKKKSKIALEFKNLSTINESYASKFAQIFKDNYTFNDEIAKFLASSNLTPLDLISKPLPDSVKNQSIFKDNQPSSLDFWFKKPESPSQAVPESSTPDVESLNSDAASPAQPQTVSVSTLTDRPKTPQQQEDSLSESDSETSNDSENSTAETQPTESTDQDSTEENQESKTEETPKPEVPKVETREEKLKKSFSEILHNFQISEFKIQPVKIELSKEDQEDPIKKQAIPLRLTLNGNFISNEAFPGGLNFNSNNELEYSFNFNYNISDKVYGAYFQNALDNITKTNPDGSSSLKIENLEFKVKDDQKITVFAKTIDQTIEHIRNKKIELSKIKEETKQLSELLDFIAQTKSQTNPTPAKINVSSLATTTPFEEEEKKEEKTEQKQADPAPNQSPGKLLSELFDNLLASNLPDSSSIILDTGFENEKFALSISIWLGDDKLKEIKIPIADVLKNNKPFEFLQEETKLHFFLDAESLITENSGSTANPTDQTSNPNENQIPISSIKSIDSQKLEFKDYDDQKNPVPSGRRSKLKPYLDLSQGGIFLSHDGLKLDFSSKKDDIKNPTFVLAFKSAQNFSTSQAPFYLVQGWKEDKSGSPYSYGDNQKIDFGIKIRRYEYDKDKINNLEAQIGDETATQPNHVQKIDHHTALVDTVTERQERNRFGTRNIVDKVSESKNTFTPGVSDFLDNKLATSLVVFRLLDADEKDKKIMELTLYSSIASDPYKPVFSVKKTVNLDSSLKFSDIKYYILGKLATEAGLSGTSGAVLLKSAAVFESIENEDKSELVNKLFIDRYFDLNETKN from the coding sequence ATGAAAATTATTAAACGAAAAAATTTACTTATTGCATCTTCGGTTGTTTTTCTAAGTGCGGTTATTAGTATTGGAATTGCCGTTCCAATTGGAAAAAGCGCCTATTACAGAAATCAATCTGAACAACTTTCAAAATATTCTGATCAAAAATCAGAAGCAAAATCTTTTGCTCAAAACAGTCAAAATCAACAAGAAATTTTACAATCTGTTAGTCAACTAAATTTAAAAGCCCAATTCGCTGATACTTTAACAGCCAAAAACGCAGTTGACTTATTTTATGACAAAACTTATAATTTTGATCTAAATTCGCTAGTTGATTTTAAGCCTTTGGAAGATAAATTTACTGGATTTAATTTTAAATTACTTGCTCCAAAAGACAAAAAAGATTTAAAAATTGAAAATAATACGCTATCAAATTTAGCAATTAATGTCCAAAATCCAGCGCAAAATATTAATTATAATGTTAAATTTGACCTAAAATTTAGCTCTCATGTTAAAAATTCCGAAATTGATCCTGATAATGTAAATGTTGTTCTTGAACTCGTTAATGATGAATTAATCAAAGATAAAACTGCAAGCGAAATTGCAATTTTGTTCAATTCTAAATTTATTCAAAACAAAAAATCAAACTCTGACAAACAAGCATTATTAAAAACTATTGCTGAATTTGGGAGTATTTCCTTTTTTAATAAGCAAACAAATGACTTGATTTTGCCTTTAGCTTTTGATTTAGAGCCTAATTTAAAAGATAGTAAACTATTTTTTTCAAAAGTGGATGATGCAACCGGTCAAGCAAATTTAGATCTTTCCTTAGTTGAAAAATATTCTAAAAAGAAATCTAAAATTGCTTTGGAATTTAAAAATTTATCAACTATTAACGAAAGTTATGCTTCTAAATTTGCACAAATTTTCAAAGATAACTACACTTTTAACGATGAAATTGCTAAATTTTTAGCTTCATCAAATTTAACTCCACTAGATTTAATCTCAAAACCTTTGCCTGATTCTGTAAAAAATCAATCAATTTTCAAAGACAACCAACCATCTAGTCTTGATTTTTGATTTAAAAAACCTGAATCTCCAAGTCAAGCTGTTCCTGAAAGTTCGACTCCTGATGTTGAAAGTTTAAATTCTGATGCTGCATCCCCAGCACAACCTCAAACCGTAAGTGTTTCAACTTTAACTGACAGGCCAAAAACCCCTCAACAACAAGAAGATTCATTATCTGAAAGTGACAGTGAAACTTCTAATGATTCTGAAAATTCAACAGCAGAAACTCAACCTACAGAATCAACAGACCAAGATTCAACAGAAGAAAATCAAGAATCTAAAACCGAAGAAACTCCAAAACCAGAAGTTCCAAAAGTTGAAACTCGTGAAGAAAAATTAAAAAAATCTTTTTCAGAAATTTTACATAATTTCCAAATTTCTGAATTTAAAATTCAACCAGTGAAAATTGAACTTTCTAAAGAAGACCAAGAAGATCCAATTAAAAAACAAGCAATTCCGCTTAGATTAACTCTTAATGGAAATTTTATATCAAACGAGGCTTTCCCTGGTGGTCTAAATTTTAATTCTAATAATGAATTAGAGTATAGTTTCAATTTTAATTATAATATTAGTGATAAAGTTTATGGGGCTTATTTCCAAAATGCGCTTGATAATATTACAAAAACAAATCCAGATGGATCAAGTAGTCTAAAAATTGAAAATTTAGAGTTTAAGGTTAAAGATGACCAAAAAATAACAGTTTTTGCAAAAACAATTGACCAAACAATTGAGCATATTAGAAATAAAAAAATCGAACTTTCAAAGATTAAAGAAGAAACTAAACAACTTTCTGAACTTCTTGATTTTATTGCTCAGACAAAATCACAAACTAACCCAACACCAGCTAAAATTAATGTATCTTCTTTAGCAACTACAACTCCTTTCGAAGAAGAAGAGAAAAAAGAAGAGAAAACTGAGCAAAAACAGGCAGATCCAGCACCAAATCAAAGTCCTGGAAAATTACTTTCTGAACTTTTTGACAATCTACTTGCATCTAATTTACCAGATTCAAGCTCTATAATTCTTGATACAGGATTTGAAAATGAAAAATTTGCTCTTTCTATTAGTATTTGGCTTGGAGATGATAAATTAAAAGAAATAAAAATTCCAATTGCCGATGTATTAAAAAATAATAAACCTTTTGAATTTTTACAAGAAGAAACTAAATTACATTTCTTTCTTGATGCTGAGTCATTAATTACAGAAAACAGCGGATCCACCGCTAACCCAACAGATCAAACCTCAAATCCAAACGAAAATCAAATTCCAATTAGCTCAATTAAGTCAATTGATTCTCAAAAACTTGAATTTAAAGACTATGATGATCAAAAAAATCCTGTTCCAAGTGGTCGTAGGTCAAAATTAAAACCTTATTTAGACTTGTCTCAAGGCGGTATTTTCCTTTCTCATGACGGTCTTAAACTCGATTTTTCTTCAAAAAAAGATGATATTAAAAACCCTACATTTGTTCTCGCATTTAAGTCTGCCCAAAACTTTTCAACTAGTCAAGCACCTTTTTATTTAGTTCAAGGTTGAAAAGAAGATAAATCTGGTTCACCTTATTCTTACGGTGATAACCAAAAAATTGACTTTGGAATCAAAATTAGACGCTACGAATATGACAAAGACAAAATTAATAATTTAGAAGCACAAATAGGTGATGAAACTGCAACACAACCTAATCATGTGCAAAAAATCGATCACCATACAGCGTTAGTTGATACTGTAACTGAAAGACAAGAACGCAACCGCTTCGGCACTAGAAATATTGTTGATAAAGTTAGTGAATCTAAAAATACATTTACTCCTGGTGTTTCCGATTTCCTTGACAACAAATTAGCGACTTCACTTGTTGTCTTTCGACTATTAGACGCAGATGAAAAAGACAAAAAAATAATGGAATTAACTCTTTATTCATCAATAGCTAGCGATCCATATAAACCTGTTTTTAGTGTGAAAAAAACTGTAAATCTTGATTCTTCATTAAAATTTTCAGATATTAAATATTATATTTTAGGTAAATTAGCAACAGAAGCAGGATTGTCTGGAACTAGTGGGGCGGTTCTTCTTAAATCAGCTGCAGTTTTTGAATCAATCGAAAACGAAGACAAATCTGAATTAGTTAATAAATTATTTATTGATAGATACTTTGATCTTAATGAAACTAAAAATTAA
- the tig gene encoding trigger factor: MITREFLPNSAELKIKLVADPQKWVEYYDKAEKRQVAKVSLRGFRKGKVPLEKARPYLNPQSVFELALRMYLPELEKQAFSNVMDSDNVIESPVFNIVQMDKNTLEIEFLYPVYPEIKLPEYQNLKTKYAVKQVTKDDIEIQKQKLLESKGKFVNVNRPVKMGDIINFDFKGFIDDEPFEGGEAQDFELRIGSNSFISGFEEQLVGLEIEKEADIHVVFPEDYHVPAYASKKARFHVKINRIKESQPAKLTNDFVASLKIPNVETISQLEVYLEDLTKRENVEKARIEFQKNALVEIVDQVEIPLATKLINAEVSRLNETFESTLKQQGFTLEEYCRITKFTEQDIHSQLEAEARKLLKNSFIFAEIAKLEGLVPTQQDYDEQIALLSKFTGKSVEELNETIPHSEIQINITNKKVVDKLIEYNSEKTEEKTEEKTEEKVEEKTEEKVEEKTETTEKQNETNEEVNENKDGES, from the coding sequence ATGATAACACGTGAATTTTTACCTAATAGTGCCGAACTTAAAATTAAGTTAGTAGCTGATCCGCAAAAATGAGTTGAATATTACGATAAAGCTGAAAAAAGACAAGTTGCAAAAGTGTCATTACGCGGTTTTAGAAAAGGGAAAGTGCCATTAGAAAAAGCCCGCCCATATTTAAATCCACAGTCAGTTTTTGAATTAGCGCTTAGAATGTACTTACCCGAACTTGAAAAACAAGCTTTTTCTAATGTAATGGATAGTGACAATGTTATTGAATCGCCAGTCTTTAATATTGTTCAAATGGACAAAAACACCTTAGAAATCGAGTTTCTCTACCCTGTTTATCCTGAAATTAAGCTTCCTGAATATCAAAATCTTAAGACAAAATATGCTGTAAAACAAGTCACAAAAGATGATATTGAAATCCAAAAACAAAAACTTTTAGAATCAAAAGGAAAATTTGTTAATGTAAATCGTCCTGTAAAAATGGGAGATATTATTAATTTTGATTTTAAAGGCTTTATTGATGATGAACCTTTTGAAGGAGGAGAAGCACAAGACTTTGAACTTCGAATTGGTTCAAATAGCTTTATTTCCGGTTTTGAAGAACAACTAGTTGGGTTAGAAATTGAAAAAGAAGCCGATATTCATGTGGTTTTCCCAGAAGATTACCATGTTCCAGCTTATGCAAGTAAAAAGGCAAGATTTCATGTAAAAATCAACAGAATCAAAGAAAGTCAACCTGCTAAATTGACTAATGATTTTGTTGCTTCATTAAAAATTCCAAATGTTGAAACAATTAGCCAACTTGAGGTTTATCTTGAAGATCTTACAAAACGTGAAAATGTTGAAAAAGCAAGAATTGAGTTTCAAAAAAATGCACTTGTCGAAATTGTTGATCAAGTTGAAATTCCCCTTGCAACTAAATTAATTAATGCTGAAGTTAGTCGTTTAAATGAAACTTTTGAATCAACTTTAAAACAACAAGGATTTACTCTTGAGGAATATTGCCGAATTACAAAATTCACTGAGCAAGATATTCATAGCCAACTTGAGGCTGAAGCAAGAAAATTACTTAAAAATTCCTTTATTTTTGCTGAAATTGCAAAACTTGAGGGATTAGTTCCAACCCAGCAAGATTATGACGAGCAAATTGCCTTGTTGTCAAAATTCACAGGTAAATCTGTCGAAGAATTGAACGAAACAATTCCTCACAGCGAAATTCAAATTAACATAACAAACAAAAAAGTTGTTGACAAATTAATTGAATATAACAGCGAAAAAACTGAGGAAAAAACAGAAGAAAAAACTGAAGAAAAAGTTGAAGAAAAAACTGAAGAAAAAGTTGAAGAAAAAACTGAAACAACAGAGAAACAAAATGAAACTAATGAAGAAGTAAATGAAAATAAGGATGGTGAATCATAG
- a CDS encoding Hsp33 family molecular chaperone HslO, producing MSSYSKIYLHKNILIVVSEMTEIVNKAVNIHKLSNISSLILASFINVFGPLPTLIKEKTTGFSVKINSETVESLVLETNKKGQIRASFSANNFEIPAHVFKNYNTNLLVSSYIGTSGFLKINQFTKKTNYSGQVKLQKGDFITDLAYYFHQSQQINSVVKNLIELDENSKITKAQSLIIQLLPNHSEEELQEVESWLENEKITDFMSFFSSFNQVDFQNWDYICNCKKANFEANLKLLSQEDVDFLIEKYKKIEFKCNFCSISKKFNKKDWLMANKPFSIATVESLTGGALAAEIVKKPGASKFFAGGLVCYQNEIKEKIGIDTKNGVTNAQTALKMAKYGLDFFQTKYAIALTGNAGPTVQDGELGQVFIAINDEVWELNFTGSRSEIIQASLDFAIEKIKEISKNSIKIF from the coding sequence ATGTCGTCATATTCTAAAATTTATTTGCACAAAAATATTTTAATAGTTGTCTCAGAAATGACTGAAATTGTTAATAAAGCGGTTAATATTCACAAGTTAAGCAATATTAGTTCGCTTATTTTAGCAAGTTTTATTAATGTTTTTGGGCCACTTCCAACTTTGATTAAGGAAAAAACAACTGGATTTTCTGTTAAAATTAATTCTGAAACTGTTGAGTCATTAGTTCTTGAAACAAATAAAAAAGGCCAAATTCGTGCCAGTTTTTCAGCAAATAATTTTGAAATTCCGGCTCATGTTTTCAAAAATTACAACACAAACCTACTTGTAAGCTCATATATTGGAACTTCTGGTTTTTTAAAAATTAACCAATTTACAAAAAAAACTAATTATTCAGGTCAAGTTAAGCTTCAAAAAGGTGATTTTATCACTGATTTAGCTTATTATTTCCACCAATCTCAGCAAATTAATTCAGTAGTAAAAAATTTAATTGAACTTGATGAAAATTCAAAAATAACAAAAGCCCAATCCTTAATTATTCAGCTTTTGCCTAATCATTCCGAAGAAGAACTACAAGAGGTAGAATCCTGACTAGAAAATGAAAAAATCACGGATTTCATGAGCTTTTTTTCAAGTTTTAATCAGGTTGACTTCCAAAATTGAGATTATATTTGTAACTGTAAAAAGGCAAATTTTGAAGCAAATTTGAAACTTTTAAGTCAAGAAGATGTTGATTTTTTAATTGAAAAATATAAAAAAATTGAATTTAAATGCAATTTTTGCTCAATTAGCAAAAAATTTAATAAAAAGGACTGATTAATGGCCAATAAACCATTTAGCATTGCTACGGTTGAATCTTTAACTGGAGGCGCACTTGCTGCTGAAATTGTAAAAAAACCCGGTGCAAGTAAGTTTTTTGCCGGCGGACTTGTTTGTTATCAAAACGAAATTAAGGAAAAAATTGGTATTGACACAAAAAATGGTGTAACTAATGCCCAAACAGCCCTAAAAATGGCTAAATACGGTCTTGATTTTTTTCAAACCAAATATGCAATTGCTTTGACCGGAAATGCTGGTCCTACAGTTCAGGACGGCGAGCTCGGACAAGTATTTATTGCGATTAATGATGAAGTCTGAGAACTGAATTTTACCGGAAGTAGATCTGAAATTATACAAGCAAGTTTAGATTTTGCCATTGAAAAAATAAAAGAAATTTCAAAAAACAGCATAAAAATTTTTTAA
- a CDS encoding chromate transporter: MGLAVISLIVFGGGQVFMPVFNWFWLQLGELGLEIDQEKINQIFTVANSTPGVFSIKLAAVTGFLIADFGVLGWFLSFIFLMVFILPAIFLVVIWLKALKRVSQKNDSNFAKKAQIFRPAIIGIILALAFQLFINLVLVNYAFNSNNGYFVTKEVSDFISGWRLWVFILFAIFWSITVFILYLRKVNVFLLIIIGISLSLISLQPWL; the protein is encoded by the coding sequence TTGGGGCTAGCAGTTATTAGTTTAATTGTCTTTGGTGGCGGGCAAGTTTTTATGCCTGTTTTTAATTGGTTTTGATTACAACTTGGAGAGTTAGGTCTTGAAATTGATCAAGAAAAAATTAATCAAATTTTCACTGTCGCAAATTCAACACCAGGTGTTTTTTCAATTAAATTGGCCGCAGTTACTGGATTTTTAATTGCAGATTTTGGAGTTTTAGGTTGATTTCTTTCATTTATTTTTTTAATGGTATTTATATTACCGGCAATTTTTTTAGTTGTAATTTGATTAAAGGCTTTAAAAAGAGTTTCGCAAAAAAATGACTCAAATTTTGCAAAAAAAGCACAAATTTTTCGACCAGCAATTATTGGAATTATTTTAGCGCTTGCTTTTCAACTTTTTATCAATTTAGTGCTTGTAAATTATGCTTTTAATTCTAATAATGGATATTTTGTCACAAAAGAAGTAAGTGATTTTATAAGTGGTTGAAGACTTTGAGTTTTTATTTTATTTGCAATTTTTTGATCTATAACAGTTTTTATTTTGTATTTGCGGAAGGTAAATGTTTTTCTGTTAATTATTATCGGAATTTCACTTTCACTTATTAGTTTACAACCTTGACTTTAG
- a CDS encoding chromate transporter: MNTKNIKNMKMRDFLTLLWFVVKISLISFGGGNSLMPIIFSQAVVKKGWISKSDFDQGLILTNLLPGPSSLQMMALVCIKKLGAFWGVIATVLGIFPHVLLFFTLFILVKNLPSRYLVTFNLAIFSTIIGILLGFCYIYWKKDKNSMNKLVYYTVLLLSFAYSLFVPSPYNLAIVPILVIIFIYSVLFLFKKWKKKRDFTN, encoded by the coding sequence ATGAATACAAAAAATATTAAAAATATGAAAATGAGAGATTTTTTAACACTTTTATGGTTTGTGGTAAAAATTTCTTTAATTTCTTTTGGCGGAGGAAATTCTTTAATGCCTATTATTTTTAGTCAGGCAGTTGTCAAAAAAGGATGAATTTCAAAAAGTGATTTTGATCAAGGTTTAATTTTGACCAATTTGCTCCCCGGACCTTCATCACTTCAAATGATGGCATTAGTTTGCATTAAAAAATTAGGCGCTTTTTGGGGCGTTATAGCAACAGTTTTGGGAATTTTCCCGCATGTTTTATTATTTTTTACTTTATTTATTTTAGTAAAAAATTTACCTTCAAGATATTTAGTCACTTTTAACCTAGCAATTTTTTCAACAATTATCGGAATTTTACTTGGATTTTGTTATATTTATTGAAAAAAAGACAAAAATTCAATGAATAAATTAGTTTATTACACCGTTTTATTATTAAGTTTTGCATATTCTTTGTTTGTTCCAAGCCCGTATAATTTAGCGATTGTCCCAATTTTAGTAATTATATTTATATATTCAGTTTTATTTTTGTTTAAAAAATGAAAGAAAAAACGTGATTTTACTAATTAG